In Danaus plexippus chromosome 17, MEX_DaPlex, whole genome shotgun sequence, one DNA window encodes the following:
- the LOC116771269 gene encoding collagenase-like, with the protein MKLLMTVICLSVAVTAYEPINIDYHNTIGVYEAARIKQAEESTDFDGSRIVGGNFAILGQLQYQAGLLIRLLDGRQSVCGASLISNSRLVTAAHCWFSGGSQAREFLVVLGSITLYYGGTRILTNNVRPHEYFNPRNLHNDIAVIYINPVSYSNNIRNIGIACGDDLYVGSWATASGFGRFTETSGASTTLRYVNLQVITNEVCRRTFGNMIIPSFLCVATPNGRSTCAGDSGGPLAIENTLIGITCFGHREGCTRGHPAGFIRISSFYDWIVSNM; encoded by the exons ATGAAGCTCCTCATGACTGTTATATGTCTATCCGTGGCTGTTACAGCCTACGAGCCCATCAACATTGATTACCACAACACAATAGGTGTTTATGAAGCTGCTCGTATCAAACAAGCTGAAGAGTCTACTGACTTCGACGGAAGCAGAATCGTGGGAGGAAACTTCGCTATTCTTGGTCAATTACAATACCAA GCTGGGCTCCTTATCAGACTTCTAGACGGCAGACAATCAGTTTGCGGTGCTTCCCTTATTAGTAATTCCAGATTGGTGACAGCTGCTCACTGCTGGTTTTCTGGGGGTTCTCAAGCTCGCGAATTCCTTGTAGTTCTTGGCTCTATCACTCTTTACTATGGCGGTACCCGTATCCTCACAAACAATGTTCGCCCACACGAATATTTCAATCCACGTAATCTCCACAATGATATTGCCGTCATCTACATAAATCCTGTTAGCTATTCAA ATAACATTAGGAATATTGGGATAGCTTGTGGAGACGATTTATACGTTGGATCGTGGGCTACAGCATCAGGATTCGGCCGCTTCACAGAGA CTTCTGGCGCTTCTACAACCCTGAGGTACGTTAACTTGCAAGTTATCACCAATGAAGTATGCAGACGTACTTTCGGAAACATGATAATACCTTCTTTCCTCTGCGTGGCTACCCCGAATGGACGCAGTACCTGCGCTGGAGACTCTGGTGGTCCCCTCGCTATTGAAAACACACTG ATTGGTATCACATGTTTTGGACATCGCGAAGGATGTACTCGTGGTCACCCTGCTGGTTTCATCAGAATTTCTTCATTCTACGATTGGATCGTATCTAACATGTAA